ATTTAATATTGATATCATATTGAAGAATACAAAATTGCTTTTATATGCTGATAAACCATAAAAAATCCATTTAAAGTTTAGGAAAATGAAACCAAGTAACCCAATTCCCCATTTTAGAGTAGTCTTTAAAGAAATAAAAATTGCACATATCTCTTTTCTATTCTTAGCAAAAAGAGCTCCAATTAAAAAAAGTATAGTATAGTAACTTGTATTAGATAAAGAATATATAAAAGCTGAAAGGAAAGCATTTTTTATAAATAAGGAAAGCCCTAATAAACCAAATTTTAATGTTAAACAAACAATTGTCAGATACAAAAAGTTTCTTAACCATGCTGACTTTAATAACAATAAAACTAAAAAAGGAAATATTAGAGATATCCTCATTTCATGATCAAGACTCCATACTACCCCATTTACATTAGTTTGATCATATCCAATCATAAATAAATAAGAAATAATACTTCCGACGGTTATCTGGTGCTGCCAACGGTTATTGAAAGCTGGGCTCAATGAATCGATTCCGTTATAGTTTGCTAGGAGAAACATTAACATTATTGAAAATAACATAATTAAAATATAAGGTATATAAATTCTACAAAACCTTTTCTTTATATATTCAAAATATGAAATGTCATTACTCTTATTAGTGAATGGCAATGTTAAAACGAACCCACTTAATATGAAAAATAATAATACAGCTTCCCCACCTGCTACAAAGGTATGTAATGGGGAAGTAATAAGTAATTCTAGAAACGGACTTTCAAATTTAAAATGGTAATTTGCATTATAAAATGCAGGATATGAAACTACAGTGTGAAAAATCACTACTATCATTGATGCTATTCCCCGAAGGGAATCTAATGAGTCTATACGATCTTTTTTCACCAATATAATCTCCCTCTATACACTTTTTAATCTGAGATTTTTGTATATAGTTTGCATTTGCTAGTTTAGAAATTAAGGTAATAAGAATGGAGTTTTTATCGTTTTACTATAGTAAATATGTTTTCTTTACCTTTCCTGAAAGGACTTTTAATGATACTTTTCTCAAAACTATTAAACCCTGTATACCAAAATACTAATAGATATAAAAAACTAAAAATCGAGATAAATATGCCTAATGATAAATATGAATTTATAATTATTATCTTAGTTAAGCTGTATCCCAATAGCCAAGCGACTATAGAAGGAAAAAGAAGCTTTAAAACTTGTAACCAATAATATTTCATATCAAGTTTAAGACTTATTGTGTAGTAAATGTTATTAGCGATAGCATTTATAAACATTCCTATTGCAGTACCAATTGCAGAGCCTATAATCCCCCAAATTTGAACCAATATTAACGTTAATATAAGATTAATAAATGCTACAGCTAAATATATTAATGATTTTATTTTATGTTTATTTAGCGCCTCAAGCATGGGTGCAAACAATGCTTGTATTATAGAAAAAACTTGAGAAACCATAATTATTAAAGCTATATAATATGCTAAATAATATTCTTCATTTGTCCAAATCAGAATAAATTGCTTTCCAACTAATATAAATCCTATTAACATAAAAAAGCTTATAAAAAATTGAATTCGTGATACTTTAATCAACAATTCCATTGTTTCTCTATCATTTTTATTAATAGCATTTAGTTTGGTGAGTCTTGGCAAAAACATGCTAGAAATAATTTTAGAAAAGTTAGTAAAATAGCCATTTAATTGACTACCAACAGAATATATTGCAATAGAAGAGGCACTTACATAAATTCCTATAACAAATAAATCAGTACTCCAAAATATGTTATAAGCTAATACACCTAAAAATACATAAAATGAATACTTTACTATCTCTTTAAATAGTTGAACTTCAATTTTTTTGAAAACAAACTTTATTTTTAAAACACTAAAACTATAAAACACATTTATAAGTCCTAAGATAATATTAAATATAGTTGAAGCTATAATGATTCCAATTGCGTCATAGCCTGATGTTAATACAGTTAACATTAATATTGGATTTAATATAGTTCTTATAGCTGTTAATACCTTTAGAAACACAAATCTTTCATGAGCCGTAATTATCCCTGTAAATATAGAGAGGGGGAATGACGTCACTATATTTATAAGTGCTATTAAGAACATTCCTTTTGTCATTTCAATTTCTAATTTTGTTAATCCCCTATTAAATATAAAATCTAAATTATAATAGATAGTTAAACCTATTAATAATCCTATTAAACTCATGCAGCCATAAATAATCAAAAACATTCCATTAAGGGATTTTAAACCTTCAAAATCATTTTTCGCTAAATATTTTGAATTATACCTAACAATAGCACTACCTAACCCCATATCAATTAAATATATATATGCAATTATTGAATTAATAAGAGTGAATAAACCATACTCAACACTTCCAAGTGTATTAATTATATATGGTAGAATTACTAATGATAATATAGTGCCAACTATTAGGGTAGAATAAGATATTATGGTAGCTAATTTTACATTACCATTATCCATATAATCATTCCCGTTCTTAAATTTTTAAGGAGCCTCCTACATACATAGTACTTAAACAATGTTGTTAGAGCCCCCTAACTATTGTATTTCACACATCGTGACCTATCTCTAATCGTATCATCATACAAAATTAAAATTGGTGAGCTTTCTTTCTAATACAAAAAAACACCTACTTATCTACAGGTGTTTTATGATTTAAGAACGCTCTTTAAAAGTCTCTTTTCTTTAAACTACTTTAGACAACCTATTAACATAACTAACGGATTAAGTCGCTCTATGTTTCATATTTTTGCTAGATACAATATTCCAGTCGTTAAGAAATCTTCCTCTCGAAAAAAACTTCTTTATATTTTTCAAATTAAATAATATTAATACATTACTGAGTTAAGTTTTAGATGGTTATAGTTGTTAAATAATATATTCACCGAATACGTTACCCATATGACTATCATTATTATTATTAGCATCTTTTCATTGCATAATTAGGAATTTATA
The Metabacillus sp. FJAT-52054 genome window above contains:
- a CDS encoding acyltransferase; this encodes MKKDRIDSLDSLRGIASMIVVIFHTVVSYPAFYNANYHFKFESPFLELLITSPLHTFVAGGEAVLLFFILSGFVLTLPFTNKSNDISYFEYIKKRFCRIYIPYILIMLFSIMLMFLLANYNGIDSLSPAFNNRWQHQITVGSIISYLFMIGYDQTNVNGVVWSLDHEMRISLIFPFLVLLLLKSAWLRNFLYLTIVCLTLKFGLLGLSLFIKNAFLSAFIYSLSNTSYYTILFLIGALFAKNRKEICAIFISLKTTLKWGIGLLGFIFLNFKWIFYGLSAYKSNFVFFNMISILNDFMAVLGVILLMLVVLCSIKVDKFLNKKPLLWLGKISYSLYLVHTPVLMVTIYYFKEVFPLYFSILIAPILALPVAHLSFIYIELPAIRLGKIKGAVNKTSKNIKFAKAKS
- a CDS encoding oligosaccharide flippase family protein — encoded protein: MDNGNVKLATIISYSTLIVGTILSLVILPYIINTLGSVEYGLFTLINSIIAYIYLIDMGLGSAIVRYNSKYLAKNDFEGLKSLNGMFLIIYGCMSLIGLLIGLTIYYNLDFIFNRGLTKLEIEMTKGMFLIALINIVTSFPLSIFTGIITAHERFVFLKVLTAIRTILNPILMLTVLTSGYDAIGIIIASTIFNIILGLINVFYSFSVLKIKFVFKKIEVQLFKEIVKYSFYVFLGVLAYNIFWSTDLFVIGIYVSASSIAIYSVGSQLNGYFTNFSKIISSMFLPRLTKLNAINKNDRETMELLIKVSRIQFFISFFMLIGFILVGKQFILIWTNEEYYLAYYIALIIMVSQVFSIIQALFAPMLEALNKHKIKSLIYLAVAFINLILTLILVQIWGIIGSAIGTAIGMFINAIANNIYYTISLKLDMKYYWLQVLKLLFPSIVAWLLGYSLTKIIIINSYLSLGIFISIFSFLYLLVFWYTGFNSFEKSIIKSPFRKGKENIFTIVKR